A window of Luteitalea sp. contains these coding sequences:
- a CDS encoding AMP-binding protein: MLLASEASDRQTLEAMQARRLEQLLSDIYGRSLFYTHKLEQAGIRIEALQLPADLTVLPLTTKAELVKDQKEHPPWGTVLTEPVEHYTRYSQTSSTTDRPLRWLDTNASWQWALACWKAVYRGARVSSADRVFFPFSFGPFLGFWTAFDAGSQLGALCVPGGGMSSQLRLAIIDGVAATVVCCTPTYALRLAESAGEGGAATRALSESSVRVLIVAGEPGGSIPATRQRIEESWGARVIDHYGLTEVGPIGFECWEGPGFLHLNEGEYICEVLDPSTGRAVPDGEMGELVVTNLGRTASPAIRYRTGDVVVRRSEACPCGRTWARLEGGVLARTDDMVSIRGVNVYPAAIEAVVRRFSEIVEFRSTVSHGRAMRSLAVEIELGAATDEAGLAGRVSRQLQEALGLTVPVSVVEAGALPRFDMKARRFVMNDAR, translated from the coding sequence ATGCTGCTAGCCAGTGAAGCCAGTGACCGTCAAACGCTCGAGGCGATGCAGGCGCGACGGCTCGAGCAGTTGCTGTCCGACATCTACGGTCGCAGCCTTTTCTACACGCACAAACTGGAACAGGCAGGCATTCGGATCGAGGCACTGCAACTTCCCGCGGATCTCACGGTGCTGCCGCTGACGACCAAGGCGGAGCTGGTGAAAGATCAAAAGGAGCATCCCCCTTGGGGCACAGTGCTCACCGAGCCAGTCGAGCACTACACGCGCTATAGCCAGACATCCTCGACGACGGATCGGCCACTGAGGTGGTTGGATACGAACGCCAGTTGGCAGTGGGCGTTGGCGTGCTGGAAAGCTGTGTACCGCGGCGCTCGAGTCAGCAGCGCGGATCGCGTGTTCTTTCCTTTTTCCTTTGGGCCGTTCCTCGGCTTCTGGACGGCGTTCGACGCGGGAAGTCAGCTGGGTGCGCTGTGTGTGCCCGGCGGCGGCATGTCGAGCCAGCTCCGGCTGGCGATCATCGACGGGGTCGCCGCCACGGTCGTGTGTTGCACGCCGACCTACGCCCTTCGATTGGCGGAATCGGCGGGCGAGGGAGGGGCTGCGACGCGCGCGTTGTCGGAGAGCAGCGTGCGGGTGCTGATCGTGGCCGGCGAGCCAGGTGGCAGCATCCCGGCAACGCGCCAGCGGATCGAGGAAAGCTGGGGCGCGCGCGTGATCGATCACTACGGTCTGACCGAGGTGGGCCCGATCGGCTTCGAGTGTTGGGAAGGTCCCGGCTTCCTCCACCTCAACGAGGGCGAGTACATCTGCGAGGTGCTCGATCCGTCGACCGGTCGTGCGGTGCCGGACGGAGAGATGGGTGAGCTGGTGGTGACCAATCTGGGGCGGACGGCGAGTCCCGCCATTCGCTATCGCACCGGCGATGTCGTTGTCAGGCGCTCCGAGGCCTGCCCTTGCGGGCGAACGTGGGCGCGGCTCGAGGGCGGTGTCCTCGCACGGACCGACGATATGGTGAGCATCCGCGGCGTGAACGTCTATCCAGCCGCCATCGAGGCCGTGGTGCGCCGCTTCAGCGAGATCGTCGAGTTTCGATCCACTGTCTCGCACGGGCGGGCGATGCGATCGCTCGCGGTCGAAATCGAGCTGGGTGCAGCGACAGACGAGGCCGGGCTCGCGGGTAGGGTCTCGCGACAGCTCCAGGAGGCACTGGGCCTCACGGTCCCGGTCAGCGTGGTCGAGGCAGGTGCGCTGCCGCGGTTCGACATGAAAGCGCGCCGTTTCGTGATGAACGATGCTCGGTGA
- a CDS encoding AAA family ATPase, with protein sequence MPFRDIAGHSQMRALLARAVRQETLPPTLLFAGPNGVGKRMTAVALAQALNCLEPFDSPGGPPAASHQARSWPIPDSRDACGRCTACARIGRGVHADVRLLTPNERGAIAVDTVREVIDQANYRPFEGRRRVIIVDDADAMTEAAQNALLKTLEEPTPSSVFVLVTGRPDLLRPTVRSRCQRLRFGLIDADDIAGCLVTQHGFTSARARAAAAVAGGCFARALADEGDEVTEARSVAADVLRGLAVRPAPRLRLELAQRLMRAAERKGRSASRGARPRGGGATPERELLGRRLEALSVLLRDVGVTVSSALPQRLANADIQQLLSEAAHGFDVGRLVRAYRTIDQGLVALDRNISPKTVADWVVMQL encoded by the coding sequence ATGCCCTTTCGAGACATCGCTGGCCACAGCCAGATGCGCGCCTTACTCGCACGAGCGGTGCGGCAGGAAACGCTGCCGCCGACCTTGCTCTTCGCCGGTCCCAATGGCGTAGGCAAGCGAATGACGGCGGTGGCGCTCGCGCAGGCGCTCAACTGCCTGGAGCCATTCGACTCGCCTGGCGGCCCGCCTGCGGCGAGCCACCAGGCTCGCTCATGGCCGATTCCCGATTCTCGTGACGCTTGCGGGCGATGCACGGCGTGCGCACGCATCGGCCGTGGCGTACACGCCGACGTGCGGCTGCTGACACCAAACGAGCGCGGCGCAATTGCTGTGGATACTGTCCGCGAAGTGATCGACCAAGCCAACTATCGGCCATTCGAGGGCCGGCGGCGCGTCATCATTGTCGACGACGCGGATGCGATGACCGAGGCGGCACAAAATGCGCTCCTCAAGACGCTCGAGGAGCCGACGCCCTCCTCGGTCTTCGTGCTCGTGACCGGTCGTCCGGATTTGTTGCGGCCGACCGTACGATCACGCTGCCAGCGGCTCCGTTTTGGCCTGATCGACGCCGACGACATTGCTGGCTGCTTGGTGACGCAGCACGGGTTCACGTCGGCGCGGGCCCGGGCGGCGGCTGCCGTGGCGGGTGGCTGCTTCGCGCGCGCGCTGGCAGACGAGGGCGATGAGGTCACGGAGGCACGATCCGTTGCAGCGGACGTGTTGCGCGGCCTCGCTGTGAGGCCGGCGCCCCGCCTGCGCTTGGAGCTTGCGCAGCGACTCATGAGAGCGGCGGAGAGAAAGGGGCGAAGCGCGTCGCGCGGCGCGCGACCGCGCGGAGGGGGAGCCACACCCGAGCGCGAGCTCCTTGGGCGCCGCCTCGAGGCGCTGAGCGTGCTCCTGCGAGATGTCGGCGTGACCGTGAGCAGCGCGCTTCCGCAGCGGCTCGCCAATGCCGACATACAGCAACTGCTATCAGAGGCGGCGCACGGATTCGACGTCGGCCGGCTCGTGCGCGCCTACCGGACGATCGATCAAGGGCTCGTCGCCCTGGATCGCAACATCAGCCCCAAGACGGTTGCCGACTGGGTCGTGATGCAGCTGTAA
- the proC gene encoding pyrroline-5-carboxylate reductase, translating to MDTGISKLAVLGAGKMGGTLIRALVDAAVIEPGQVIATSRHAETATDGTRRLGVEVVTDNRAAIRGAEVILVAVKPQALEEVLDEIGGLLEPNQLLVSIAASATTTFIERHCARPVPVVRAMPNTPSLVRAGMSVLCAGVQATPAHLSTAQRLFGAVGRTLVLDEKHMDAVTALGASGTAFVYVVLESLAEGGVKVGLPRHIATELAAQTCLGAAKMVLETGEHPALLKDAVTTPAGCTIDGLLALEEGGLRVTLIKAVVESTLRAGQLLTK from the coding sequence GTGGATACCGGGATATCGAAGCTTGCGGTGCTCGGCGCCGGCAAGATGGGCGGCACATTGATCCGCGCGCTCGTTGACGCGGCCGTGATCGAGCCCGGTCAGGTCATCGCGACGAGCCGGCACGCCGAGACCGCCACCGATGGCACGCGCCGGTTGGGTGTGGAGGTGGTCACCGACAATCGCGCGGCCATCCGGGGCGCCGAGGTCATTCTCGTGGCCGTCAAGCCGCAGGCTCTCGAAGAGGTGCTGGACGAGATTGGCGGCCTGCTCGAGCCCAACCAGCTCCTCGTGTCGATTGCCGCCTCCGCCACGACCACTTTCATCGAACGGCACTGTGCGCGGCCGGTGCCGGTGGTGCGTGCCATGCCCAACACCCCCAGCTTGGTCCGGGCGGGCATGTCAGTGCTCTGCGCAGGTGTGCAGGCGACTCCGGCGCACCTCAGCACAGCACAGCGTCTCTTTGGCGCGGTCGGCCGTACGCTCGTCCTCGACGAAAAGCACATGGACGCCGTCACGGCGCTCGGCGCCAGCGGAACCGCGTTCGTGTACGTCGTGCTCGAATCGCTTGCCGAGGGCGGCGTGAAGGTCGGCCTTCCGCGTCACATTGCGACGGAGCTGGCGGCACAAACGTGTCTGGGTGCAGCCAAGATGGTCCTCGAAACAGGCGAGCACCCGGCGCTCCTCAAAGATGCGGTCACCACCCCAGCCGGGTGCACCATCGACGGGCTCCTGGCGCTCGAGGAGGGAGGCCTCCGCGTCACGTTGATCAAGGCTGTCGTGGAGTCCACGTTGCGCGCCGGGCAGCTGCTTACGAAGTAA